ATCAGCAGGAGAAGGATCGTGTCTTCTTAGCTTGATCATCCCCTACCCCAGATGGAAAGTCCCTCATTCTGTCACCAAATGCCTTTAGATAGCGTGACATCCAAAGAAGTCGACTAAAAGGAATGTGGGGTTCATTTTTCACATTCCCCAATTAGTCATCGAAGTACATTCAGAATTTTTGGGCGACAcgatgcctcagtggttagcactgatgccttacAGTAACAGGCACCTGAGTgaaattccagcctcgggcgactgtctgtggagtttgcgcattctccctgtgtctgcgttggtttcctcccacaatccaaagatgtgcaggccaggtaaattgaccatgctaaattgctgatagcgTTAAGTTCATTAAGTGCATTAATTAGAGATAAATGTGGCGAAATGGGCCTTGATGGGCTACTCTTTAGAGAGTAGGTGTggtcttgggccaaatggctggtttACACGCCAAAGGGAATCAAATtgctgcagggaatctaatagAATCAACTAACGGGACAGATGACTGAGTGTTCACCCACCCAATCGcactccccaacccccaccacacCATTTCTGAATCCAACATGGGATGAGGCAGTTGTTACTAGCCAATGTCAATTTCTGTGATTTTACTACTGCATATGGTCTGGATTCTGATTCCAACAGAAGGTACATTCCAAACCCGATCCACTGATAGTGTGTTAACTATCAAGTATTTGAAGCATTTTGTTTTGCGTAGGACAATCAACATCTACAGTAACTTCCATTTCCTGTGATTTCTGACCAGGAATGGTTGAGCCAGTGGCACCATGGACCCGAGGAAAACTGCTTATTCCACTCTTACAAATAGATGAGACATTTTGATTCCTCAGTTAGTGTATTTTATTTGGACGAAACATGAACCAAGTTACATCTTGTTCGAATAACAACAACTATACTTAAACAAGTTAACAGCATCGAAAAGCGATGTATTatctacatttacatttacatctGGATCATAAACATACTAGTATGGTTATATATTTTGGATGCAGTCTAGAATTTTATTGTTTCTGCTGTCTCCACTGTTAGGCTTTCTTATATTTTGGGTGTTGTAGAACTGTGTTTTGCGATTATGTATGCTATTTTCTAGTAAGCAACTGCTGTATTCTGTGATTCAGGATTAATCCAAAATATAGCACGGAAAATGTCTCTGCTATCGACTTAATCAATTAACTAAACACATAGACGACAAGAACAAGCTTGATAAATGGTGCAAAACAAGACAATTTCAGGAACGTGCACTTAGCATTTTGTCACAGTGCTCAAGACTCATTATGTACCTAACACAAGGCTCCTTCTGACAATCAGAGCACTTCCAACATTCCATGAATTATAACTGCACTTATTTTACATAAATATGATAGATTATCATTCATAACTGAATGCCTAATTcgatgttcttatgttcttatttaatTGGGGAATTTTTAATGCTAATACACATTAGGAATTCATTTGCAGAACCAACCAGATGCACTGATATCAGGCTAACGTGACTATCAATAATTAGCAGAGCTCTTGTTTTACTTTCCAAAGACCCTTTCTGAAATAAGGAATTAGCTATTATTAAAGAACATAAAATACACCTGTTAAAAACGTTAAAAGAGTGTACAGACAATGAGAGTGTCATGTCAATTTAATGATTTGTAATTATTGGACAGGTTATGTTGTACTTTATGAAGAAAGTGATATGTCATTAATGTGCACATATTGCAAAATGGAAAAATCCTCAAAGAATATCGATGGGCTATATTTGATGATGCTTAAATATTGGGTAAGTTTATCTTCTCATTCCATCATAAGTGTACACTAATAATCAGCATCAATTTTACCAAGTGGACGCTTACAAATTGTTGGTATGCTTAAATGTGTCTCTAATAATACATATAATTGTCTACTTGCTATTTAATCTggcacaaattaaaataaaaaccttCCATATATGTTAGATATAAATTAAGTAAAGTCAAGACGACAATATTTATGAAGCGCGCACAAAATTGTGCAGGAAGCTTTTCTTTCATCTTGTTGCACCAATATTTTTGTACTTGCACGAGAGaatatttttgaatgttttcTTAAAGGTGGCATTGCATAGAGCGTAGCAAGCTGGGTTGATGGTACTATTGATGTAACAAAGCCAATATCCAATCGTCCACATTGTATCAGGGACACAAACTGAGCAGAACGTGCTTAACAGCATCATGATATTGTATGGTGTTCCAGTAATGATAAATGCGAGGACGATAGCTATAATGGTTGTGATGACTTTACTCTCTCGGGATTTAGTTACTTTCTTCGTTGTAATCCTTCTTGTGTTATTTAAATTATGGTCTGTTCTTATCATTCGGTTGTCCCTTTTCTTTCTGTTGATACTTACGAGTATTCCTAATGTGCTGCCACAGTCGACCTCTTCTTCAGATTTACTAACTTTCTTAGTTGAGAAGAAATCGGAGTTGTCAATCCTCAAATAGTTTTGTGCCATGTAATAGCTTGTATTGTCTTGGATTGCCTCTTCCTGATTCTCATTAGCAGGCAATGCGCTGAGATAACTTGAATCACTAGTTAGCTCATAGTGATGACGTTGGTCATAGTTATCAGTTATCATTTGATCGGTTATTTTTCGAGTTTGGATTTGGTCATGCAGAAACATATCAGGTATTGTTGGACGTCTGGTATTATTTGCTTGTGTTATTTTATCTTTCACTGGACTAGAAGAAACTGTGGACTTACTTTTTTCAGATACTGTTTTAACCTGTTTTATTCGACTTTTGCTTGCACGAGATATGAATGTGTACAAAATCGCTATGATCAAAACAGGGAGATAGAATGAAGCTATACCAATACTAAGAGTGATAGCAGGATTTGAAAAGAATTGTACGTAACAGTCACCTTCATTAACTGTTCGCTCCCCGACGAGGTACTGCCAGAAGATAATGGACGGTGCCCACATGATAAAGGGCAACACCCAAGCGGCTGCAATCATCACCAGGGCCAGCTTAGGTCTTTTCTTCAAAGGGTAGCTAACAGGCTTTGCCACGCATAAATAGCGGTCAAGACTGATCATAAGGAGGTTCATGAAAGAGGCATAACTGACAACATAATCTGCAGCAAGCCAGAAATCACATGCTATTGAACCCAGTGGCCAGTTTCCATATACAATGTAAATGGTGTATAAATTCATAGAGACTGCACCAATAATCAAATCAGCACAGGCTAAGCTGAAAATGAAGTAGTTATTAATAGTTTGCAAATGTCTATTTACTTTGATGGACACTATGACCAGAATGTTTCCAATAATAGTTGCCAAACTTAAAGATCCTGCTGCAATAACAATGAAGACCACTTCTACTATTTTGTAGGAACTCTCTCTTTCAATTCCAAATAATCCATTTCTGTTGCTCTGAAATTCATTTACCTCTGCTGTATTATCCATCCTTTTTCCATGATGCATAGATATCAATTTcctaaatgaataataaaatacaTAGTTATTTGACTTTGTAAAAGTGAAATGACAGCTGCTTGCTTCTGGCTCTTCTGAAAGTTCTAACGTTAAGAGTATCAAACATCACCTCTCCTTATAAGCTCCATTCTCATTACCAAGAGACAgtgcattagatttgaaattattcAAGAAATCAGCTTTTTTCTTCCAAAATTAATTAAGACATAATATCTAAATACTTGCATTGATATAGCTAAGATTTGATCAGTGATACAACAAACGTATAACCCAGAGTCCATCTTGACTTCATTGAATACATTTAGGTAAATCACGTTTCTGCCCTGCAAGTATTCAACTGTTAAAGAATAGAATACATACACTCTTTTGATTCGTTTAAGCTAATATATTTGTTGCAGCTGTCCATGACTAAGTTGACTTAAAATGGCCGTCAGGGGCTTTTTAATTAACGGAAAGGTTTGACCATTACATTTCTCTGATGCTCACAGCCAAATTTGTGATCTCCATACACGGTCACCAGATAAGACAATGAAAGGTTTCAGTGAGAGATGAAAAGGGAGTGCAGTCAGTGAGACATCTCTGTTAAAGGAGGCATGGATGAAAATCTTTTAGCGAACTAATGTAAAAGTTCTATTTAATGCACAGTAGAAAGGGGAAATGGAGCCACGTAGTTAAAATATTTTCAGGCAGTTGTAAATTGCACAAATACTTACGTTACATATATTCGTTCAATAGTAGTAGTAGTTTTAATTCTGGTATATTAGGGAATTTAATTACATTTCTCTTGTAAGGCGGTTCTAAGCACACAAGCATTGCTAATAAGAAAACATCATTGAAAAGCCTAGTAACAAACAGCTCGGAGTCTGTAGTTCAAcaagaagcaaaagaaaaacatGATCCCACAATAGTCTTTGGGTAATTGTCATTATATATTAAGCATATGCATATGAGTAGTGGAAAATTAACAGCATGAACTGACAAGCTTCCATGCAGATTTTTATCGAGTTCTTCTGAGCAGCCAACCACACACGATTAAAAAGAGGCACCCTTATTTGCAGGGAAGACGGGGCAGTAAATgatgtagagctgaaaatgtgttgctggaaaagcgcagcaggtcagacagcatccagggaacaggagaatcgacgtttcgggcataagcctttcattcctgaaaaagggatcatgcccaaaacgtcgattctcctgctccttggatgctgcctgacctgctgcgcatttccagcaacacattttcagctctgatctccagcatctgcagacctcactttctcctcagtaaatGATGTAAACAAACAACCGCAAAGACAGCAAAAAACGTTGTAAAGCATAGAAAATATATCATGGCAGTTTCACACCTCAGCACTAGATAGCTGTGAAAGAGATTGAATTTCATCCATATATATAGAGAGTTCGGTTTTGTACTATCTGTTGGAAAAAAAACTAGTGTGAAACTTAGTTGAAGTAAAAACCACGTATTCTGCggtcattttaaatttatttcaattgGAATTTTGATGAAATAAGTGCCTAGTAATGATGTTCAGGGacgttttccatttaaataatgaaaagcatttGCTGAGATTCAAAACAAATGTATGGCACGGGAAATGGTCGTTTTTCCATTTTCTTCTGCGTCGATCGTCAGAACGACACTTCCCTTCCTTCCTCATATATTTGTATATCTTCCTTTCTAAAATCCATTTTGTTGCAGTTTTCACATTCTCGTCATTATTTTTGGATTCAAACTTTTGTTctgagttttatttatttttttgctttgtttttttatTGATGGCCTTTATTGTGATCTCCACTACACCCTGAAAATATTATTTCTGCACCTTACAGAATACTTTGTAACTCTTAAGATCTGGTTTATGTCACCATGCAAACATTttgttaaataaagaaaaatagagtCGGCCTCGTTGATACTCTCTTATCATGTATATCACTGTGCTTCTGTTGTTATTCCTGCAAATCTTCTCTTCATCCTTCCAAGTGCTCTGTCACCTTATTGCCACACAAAGATCAGAACTGTGAGCAGTATTGTAATTATTCTTTAATTATGGTTCAGTTATCATTTTACAGGACTTCCTCACTCTTCAAAATAATATCTCTATGTTATGAAGTCTGGTACtttgtttctttactcacagTTTCGCTAAACTGCAATGCAATTATCTGGATTCAcctatttttgaaaaagaaatcgtTTCTCCTGCAGACCATTGTGATTGTAAGGCATAGGACAAGAATTAAGCTTACAGGACTTCCTCACTCTTCAAAGTAATATCTCTATGTTATGAAGTCTGGTACtttgtttctttactcacagTTTCGCTAAACTGCGATGCAATTATCTGGATTCAcctatttttgaaaaagaaatcgtTTCTCCTGCAGACCATTGTGATTGTAAGGCATAGGACAAGAATTAAGCCAATCAAGAGGCTCCACCAAGCAATTTGGCTGACATGATTTTTAAACcaattctcccgccttctccaTGTAACCTTTCCGCATCACAGAAtacctgcagtgcagaaagaggtcatccGGTTCATTTGCAGCAACTGTCCCAAACCAAATCGCCATTACCCTTCAAGAGGTTTTTATATCGGCTAACCTGCGCAAcccggacactatggggcaacttttagAATGACTAATCcaagtaacctgcacatctttgggaacTGATATATCttgaggaaatccacgcagattctgggagaacgtgcaaactgccaATCACCCATGGCTGAATCGAACATGTGCCCTTGGCTtctgaggtggcagtgctaaccacgatgCAACTGTGCCACTTAAACTTGTGAAGAACTTACCTATGTCTTAAAGAACTCTATGATATGGCAATTATCAAGTCAAATTTAgacaaaattgattttttttattatggaAGAGTGGGAAACTCACTCAGTATACAGGAGTTGTAAGTTGCATTTTGAATATGAGCAATTTTAGGCccatatctaaagaaggatgtgttggccttggACGGTGTTCGAAGATGTTTCATAAGAATGGTCTTAGGAAAGGAGGATTTCTGCAGCAATGTGTCTCACAGATTGACCACCCTttatctgaagaaattcctcctcatctcagttctaaagggtagtTTGTTCACTCTGGAATTTCGGTTTCATAATTGTGGaatcatcttctccatgtccactatATTCAAGCCTCTCATTGTTCTGTACGTTTGAATAAGATTCCACTCCCGACCCcgaacccctcccctccccatgccatccttctaaacttccttgAAGAACAGGGTCAGAAagttcaaccactcctcatatgacaaatccTCCATGTTTAGCTGCATGTGACAAGTGCAATGTGTTTACATGCTACATTTGTTTCCAGACGAAATTGTTATTTGTATTAATATGTGCAGTTTCTGCCCTTGTAACAGTACAATTGGGAGGACATTCCTAGTTTGGGTTTCTGTGCATCAATGTAGACAAA
This genomic stretch from Chiloscyllium plagiosum isolate BGI_BamShark_2017 chromosome 37, ASM401019v2, whole genome shotgun sequence harbors:
- the LOC122541236 gene encoding muscarinic acetylcholine receptor M2-like, whose translation is MTNNRIISSSSVENSDEITNSSNLQQLSCLQVSVGEFSLALKHISDSTEMGQWMIYYFITELEKICYPVLAAVAVLGINSLSLTSSYKIVEVVFIVIAAGSLSLATIIGNILVIVSIKVNRHLQTINNYFIFSLACADLIIGAVSMNLYTIYIVYGNWPLGSIACDFWLAADYVVSYASFMNLLMISLDRYLCVAKPVSYPLKKRPKLALVMIAAAWVLPFIMWAPSIIFWQYLVGERTVNEGDCYVQFFSNPAITLSIGIASFYLPVLIIAILYTFISRASKSRIKQVKTVSEKSKSTVSSSPVKDKITQANNTRRPTIPDMFLHDQIQTRKITDQMITDNYDQRHHYELTSDSSYLSALPANENQEEAIQDNTSYYMAQNYLRIDNSDFFSTKKVSKSEEEVDCGSTLGILVSINRKKRDNRMIRTDHNLNNTRRITTKKVTKSRESKVITTIIAIVLAFIITGTPYNIMMLLSTFCSVCVPDTMWTIGYWLCYINSTINPACYALCNATFKKTFKNILSCKYKNIGATR